The Burkholderia cepacia ATCC 25416 genome includes a window with the following:
- a CDS encoding LysR family transcriptional regulator: protein MPEASPWGNRGRLKTRQLLLVVALADEGSIHRAAAALNMTQPAASKLLRELEESIGAVLFERLPRGMRPTLYGDALIRHARAALGSLDQAHEELAALKAGHLGHVAVGAITSPGLRLVPPAVAAVKGTHAGLHVSVEIDTSNVLLEHLAQDKIDIVVGRLSAEHDKLRLRYEPLTGESVAAVVRTGHPLLAQAPLALADVQRAAWVVPPAGSVLRHRFELVFQRASLAPPANLVETSALLFITQLLEQSDMIAVLAEDVARYYARHGIVTVLPLEMDCRMDDFGIITRTDRLHSPAVAVMVDAIRVAARGVYGVVP, encoded by the coding sequence ATGCCCGAAGCCAGCCCGTGGGGAAACCGTGGCCGCCTGAAGACGCGCCAGCTTCTGCTGGTCGTCGCGCTTGCCGACGAAGGCAGCATTCACCGCGCGGCGGCCGCGCTGAACATGACGCAGCCGGCCGCGTCGAAGCTGCTGCGCGAACTCGAGGAATCGATCGGCGCGGTGCTGTTCGAACGCCTGCCGCGCGGGATGCGGCCGACGCTGTACGGCGACGCGCTGATCCGTCACGCGCGCGCGGCGCTCGGCAGCCTCGACCAGGCGCACGAGGAACTGGCCGCGCTGAAGGCCGGCCATCTCGGCCACGTGGCGGTGGGGGCGATCACGTCGCCGGGCTTGCGGCTCGTGCCGCCGGCGGTGGCCGCGGTGAAGGGCACGCATGCGGGCCTGCACGTATCGGTCGAGATCGACACCAGCAACGTGCTGCTCGAACATCTCGCGCAGGACAAGATCGACATCGTGGTCGGCCGGCTTTCCGCCGAACACGACAAGCTGCGGCTGCGCTACGAGCCGCTGACCGGCGAGTCGGTGGCAGCCGTCGTGCGGACCGGCCATCCGCTGCTCGCGCAGGCGCCGCTGGCGCTCGCGGACGTGCAGCGCGCCGCGTGGGTCGTGCCGCCGGCCGGCAGCGTGCTGCGCCATCGCTTCGAGCTCGTGTTCCAGCGCGCGAGCCTCGCGCCGCCGGCGAACCTCGTCGAGACGTCCGCGCTGCTGTTCATCACGCAACTGCTCGAACAGAGCGACATGATCGCGGTGCTGGCCGAGGACGTCGCGCGCTACTACGCGCGGCACGGGATCGTCACGGTGCTGCCGCTGGAGATGGATTGCCGGATGGACGATTTCGGGATCATCACGCGCACCGACCGGCTGCATTCGCCGGCCGTCGCGGTGATGGTGGATGCGATTCGGGTGGCGGCGCGGGGGGTTTATGGCGTCGTGCCGTGA
- a CDS encoding ShlB/FhaC/HecB family hemolysin secretion/activation protein, whose protein sequence is MAASAQEAPRLISSGNDQQIRQQEEARERERTVSAPGVRSNLTASAGYPALPSETPCFRIDRFALDVPDALPASLKLQGASTLPMDRFAFAREWLEHYTGQCVGKQGLDVLVKGLSQAILARGYVTTRVLLPEQDLSTGTLKFSLIPGVIRHVRFADEKLRGTWKTAFPTGDGELLNLRDLEQGLEQMKRVSSQDVSMQIVPADVPGESDVVLDVKRGKPWTVVASIDNSGTRATGRLQGNLSLGIDNPLGLNDIFNIGVSQDLEFGDKRLGSHGWNGFYSIPWGYWTATLSAYTSTYYQQIAGVNQTFIASGNSKTVDLKLNRVLSRSQNDVFGAQFRLSRRFGQSFIEDTEIPQQRRNNTFVEFGLTDRHYFGNAQFDGTLAYRQGIGAFGAQDDSLAADGGPTYRYKMAVLDANLSVPFVIAQQPLRYVTTFHGQYTGNTLYYIDDLTIGSRYTVRGFDGETMLAASRGFYWRNELQAPIGQTGMAVYAGLDYGRVWGPQPVALVGTQLAGAVIGVKGSVATRLGAYGYDLFAGTPIYKPSGFQTARVTVGFQVTAQF, encoded by the coding sequence ATGGCCGCGTCGGCGCAAGAAGCTCCCCGCCTGATCAGTTCGGGTAACGACCAGCAAATCCGACAACAGGAAGAGGCGCGCGAGCGCGAGCGGACCGTCTCCGCGCCTGGAGTGCGATCGAACCTGACGGCCAGCGCAGGGTATCCAGCCCTGCCGTCCGAAACGCCCTGCTTTCGCATTGACCGTTTCGCCCTCGACGTTCCCGATGCGCTGCCCGCTTCCCTGAAGTTGCAAGGCGCATCGACGTTGCCGATGGATCGCTTCGCCTTCGCGCGTGAATGGCTCGAGCACTACACCGGCCAGTGCGTTGGCAAACAGGGGCTCGACGTGCTCGTCAAGGGCCTGTCGCAAGCGATCCTTGCGCGCGGATACGTCACGACGCGCGTGCTGCTTCCCGAACAGGATCTGTCGACCGGCACCCTCAAGTTTTCGCTGATCCCCGGCGTAATCCGTCACGTGCGTTTCGCCGACGAAAAGCTCCGCGGCACCTGGAAAACAGCCTTCCCGACCGGCGACGGCGAACTGCTGAACCTGCGCGACCTCGAGCAGGGCCTCGAGCAGATGAAACGCGTGTCGAGCCAGGACGTGTCGATGCAGATTGTCCCGGCCGACGTGCCCGGCGAGAGCGACGTCGTGCTCGACGTGAAGCGCGGCAAGCCGTGGACCGTCGTCGCCTCGATCGACAACTCGGGCACGCGGGCGACCGGCCGCCTGCAGGGCAACCTGTCGCTCGGCATCGACAATCCGCTCGGCCTGAACGACATCTTCAACATCGGCGTGAGCCAGGATCTCGAGTTCGGCGACAAGCGGCTCGGCTCGCACGGCTGGAACGGCTTTTATTCGATCCCGTGGGGCTACTGGACCGCAACGCTCTCCGCATACACAAGCACGTACTACCAGCAGATCGCCGGCGTGAACCAGACGTTCATCGCGAGCGGCAATTCGAAGACGGTCGACCTCAAGCTGAACCGCGTGCTGTCGCGCAGCCAGAACGACGTGTTCGGCGCGCAGTTCCGGCTGTCGCGCCGCTTCGGGCAAAGCTTCATCGAAGACACCGAGATCCCGCAGCAGCGCCGCAACAACACGTTCGTCGAGTTTGGCCTGACCGATCGCCATTACTTCGGCAACGCGCAGTTCGACGGCACGCTCGCGTACCGGCAGGGCATCGGCGCATTCGGCGCGCAGGACGACAGCTTGGCTGCCGACGGCGGTCCGACGTACCGCTACAAGATGGCGGTGCTCGACGCGAACCTGTCGGTGCCGTTTGTGATCGCGCAGCAGCCGTTACGTTACGTGACGACGTTCCACGGCCAGTACACGGGCAACACGCTGTACTACATCGACGACCTGACGATCGGCAGCCGCTATACGGTACGCGGCTTTGACGGAGAGACGATGCTGGCGGCTTCTCGCGGCTTCTACTGGCGCAACGAATTGCAGGCGCCGATCGGGCAGACGGGTATGGCGGTCTACGCGGGCCTCGACTACGGTCGAGTGTGGGGCCCGCAGCCGGTCGCGCTGGTCGGCACGCAACTGGCAGGCGCCGTGATCGGCGTAAAGGGTAGCGTCGCGACTCGATTGGGCGCCTACGGTTACGACCTGTTTGCCGGCACACCGATCTACAAACCATCCGGATTCCAAACGGCACGCGTGACGGTGGGTTTTCAGGTCACGGCACAGTTCTAA
- the bcpO gene encoding CDI system lipoprotein BcpO, whose protein sequence is MKKCKWPVALAFVMSTLLAACETVPPDAPPRPPPKPEMEPVLPSWSSTIWVMGFWKWSGTEWVWIPGHLAPKP, encoded by the coding sequence ATGAAGAAATGCAAATGGCCCGTAGCCCTAGCGTTTGTCATGTCGACGCTTCTCGCTGCATGCGAGACCGTGCCACCTGATGCACCTCCGCGTCCTCCACCGAAGCCGGAAATGGAGCCCGTGTTGCCGTCGTGGTCGAGCACGATCTGGGTCATGGGCTTCTGGAAATGGAGCGGTACCGAATGGGTTTGGATTCCGGGACATTTAGCACCCAAACCATAA
- the bcpI gene encoding contact-dependent inhibition immunity protein BcpI, translated as MTNRTALDKLANFVQIERDGIPELVHDVIYRRNKVRLGIVYNALASRARAQAVFDYFSDRNIAASKQNFYLSSKFSIASCDLDGGASFTTGLEMLCAILSDNESVIEAVARMETSALLNGRNDPKSAAAFQYRFQLAIMGKDQELEACIEEVRKKGTKADRQAISNGEYFFSLLLARDAAGLRALIEKRHANVKCVWPDLENFISYLGTLETKICWRRGIQIEIDHPLVPMELMPVKPLDHYDDVYDFLKPGWVPPPQGLIGRVSRWFKT; from the coding sequence ATGACAAATCGAACAGCATTGGATAAATTGGCGAATTTTGTTCAAATTGAGAGAGATGGAATTCCCGAGCTTGTTCATGATGTGATATATCGACGAAATAAAGTTCGCCTTGGCATTGTTTACAATGCATTGGCAAGTCGTGCGCGAGCACAGGCAGTTTTTGATTATTTTTCCGATAGAAATATCGCTGCTAGCAAGCAAAATTTTTATCTATCGTCAAAATTTTCCATAGCGAGTTGCGATTTGGATGGAGGTGCTAGTTTCACCACAGGACTTGAGATGCTCTGTGCGATCTTGTCTGATAATGAAAGTGTTATTGAGGCAGTGGCACGGATGGAAACGTCAGCGCTGTTGAATGGAAGAAATGATCCAAAATCGGCGGCGGCGTTTCAATACAGATTCCAGCTCGCGATCATGGGTAAGGATCAGGAGTTGGAGGCGTGTATCGAGGAGGTGAGAAAAAAGGGAACCAAAGCTGATCGACAGGCCATTTCAAATGGTGAGTATTTTTTCTCATTGCTTCTAGCTCGCGATGCCGCAGGGTTAAGGGCGTTGATCGAAAAGCGGCACGCAAACGTCAAATGCGTTTGGCCGGATTTGGAGAACTTCATCTCATACCTTGGGACGCTTGAGACAAAAATTTGCTGGCGACGTGGCATCCAAATTGAAATTGACCATCCGCTGGTGCCAATGGAGCTGATGCCCGTCAAGCCACTCGATCACTACGATGACGTCTACGACTTTCTGAAGCCGGGGTGGGTGCCGCCTCCGCAGGGACTGATTGGCCGCGTTTCCCGGTGGTTTAAGACGTGA